GGATGTGCTGCTTTCTTCATCTTTATCATATGCCTGCATCTTTTTCTCTTCATTGGAAAGGTGGTCCACAAGCTTTACAGGTTCACTAGCCTTTGAATGAGTGCCTTTGGCAACATTCTGTAACTGCTCTTGTCTAGTCTTACTTCCTGATGCTCTGGAAGGACTTTTGCCAGAGTTCTCTAACTGCTCCTGTCTGGTTCTACTTCCTGTTGCTCTGGAAGGACTCTTGCCTGAATTCTGCAACTGTTCCTGTCTGGTCTTACCCCCTGATGCTCTGGAAGGACTCTTGCCAGAACTCTGCaactgttcctgtcttgtcttaCTTCCTGATGCACTTGAAGGACTCTTGCCAGAACTCTGCaactgttcctgtcttgtcttaCTTCCTGATGCTCTGGAAGGACTCTTGCCAGAATTCTGCAACTGCTCTTGTCTGGTCTTTCCCCCTGATGCTCTGGAGGAACCTATCCTTGACATAGTTTTAGCTAACAATTGAGTTGGTTTATGCTGTGTTCTGCTTGTCACTTTTGCTAAAAGTGTGCTGTTCCTGCTTTCTCCTTCTGATGTAGAGCAGGAAGACGCCTTTTTAACCTCCAAAACTGGAATTCTACATTTATGCCTTGTGTTTGGAAATGGATCTAATCTTGTACTGGCTTTGATTCCTGTGGCTTGGACTGAGGTCAAACCAGCACTTCTACAGTCCTGTGTTGAATGGTGTGCTCTCACTGGTAACCTCGACTTTAGTGGCTGTTTTTTCACATTCTTGTATTGTAAAACTGCTGTATTGTCTGCCTTGCTTCTTGCACATGCTTCTCTAATATTATCACAGTCTGTCTTAAATGAATTATTAGGATGCTCAGAAGAATTGTGCATAGGCTTTGAGTGATGATGCTGTTCTACTGTACAGCACTGCATGTAATCAGTTCCACAACCTGGGGCTTCTAGGTCATTACTGTTATTGCAGTTCTCAGTCTGAAGGCATTGTCTCTGCTCTGACTTTGATAAGTCTGTCCTCTGCATGCAAAGGCCTCCTGTACTAGTTCCTGGTCTCATTTCCTGTGAATCCCCTGATGTTTTAAGCTCAGAACAATCCCAGTCCACACACACCAACTCCCTTTTCTCACCAGATGTAGCTTTAACTCCTATCTTAAAAGAGGAACACAAATTAGAACTGACTTCTGAATATGGGGGTGGTTCCATAATGTTGTCGTGAGATGGAGTGTCCGAGCGGTCAGTGCAAATCTGAATTACATTGTATGAAATTACTGTGTTGTCATCCATCCTAACCTGTGCCCGATCTACTGTCTGTGGTTGTGAGGTGACTGCCCCTGCTTTTCTGCCCCCTTCCCTTTTATCCCCTGATCTCGTTCCATAAATATGCTCACCAATCTGAAAAAACTGCAGCCTTTCTTCAACAAAATCCCGCTTGCTCATGTCAATCGCACCACTGCGGGTCATCTCAAACATCTTCCCTTCGTGGAAGGGGAAAGGGTTAGGCTCGCTAGTCGGTGTGCTTTCATCTGTCGGAGTTCTTGCAGGAGTCGTGTCAGGGGTAGTCGTTTGAGACTTGTCGTCAACAGCTAACCCAAAAGGCTTTGGCTCATCATCTTTAATTCTAGCATCAACGACTTCATCGTCTCCTCCTTTACTCGACCAAGGATCAAAGTCCAAGCCTTTTGTAGCTACAGTTTTAAAAGGGGTGTTAAATTCTTCATCTAGTTTGTAGCTAAAATACGTGTCTGGCAATCCCTCTTGCCTGGACTGCTTCTTGTCACTTTCATTGCCGTTTCCATTGTCTGATTTTTTAACAGAAGAATCactctttgtttttgctttttggcaCTCTTCCATTGGCGCTTCCTCCTCGATAACCTCAAGTTTACTTTGGCTGAAAGAACGGTCACTAGGCCTAAGCATACTTTCTGATGCCCAAATGTCCTTTCTGTTTTCAGTTGGAAATCCAAATGGTTTTACATCACTTAGATCATTAAGTCCGTCGTCTTCGTCCTGGAAATCATATCCATCCAGAGAATCGATCTCTGTGGCATCTGTATCATGAGAGAACTCGGCAGTTGTTGCTATTGAGCAGTCCGTAATAGACTGATCATTGCCATTTTGCTCATAGTCATAATCCTCGGCTTTGCCATTGCCATTTGTCCCATTTGGCTCTTTATGATTACCATTCTTGTCATTCTTTTTGGGTTTGGTTTCGTTCTCTTCTTGCTTCTGTTCATCAAGCTTAAAGGTATATTTCTTAACAGGAATGGGCTGAAAGATTGATTCATCATCACTCGAATCACTGTCATTAGCCCCAGGGGGCACAGGGGAAGGAGGCTGAACTCTGATTATGGGCTCAGCAAGCAAATGCTTATCATGTTCCTCTTGGAGGTTCACCTCCATCATATCAGTCTCGGCCTCTGAGGAAGGGGAAGATCCTTTTTTCTCGGGTTGTGATGAATCAGAATCtaagggagggggagggggaaacTCTATGTATGCAACTCGTTTGTCTTTACCTGCCTGTCCAGTATCCTGACTCCCATTGGGTGGCTCAGGAACTATGATCTTTTCTGGTTGAAGTTCCTTAAATGAACTTGCTTTGCCTTGCTCTGAGTCCTCTGATTCTTCTGAGACCTCAGCAATGGGGCTTGCAATGCCTGGTATAAATGGCATGAAAGAGTCAGGGGTTCGAGAAGTGAGGTCGTAACTGACTTCCTCACTGCTGGGGGTTTCTGGTGTCATTGGACTTTTACCAGAACTATCAAGAAACGATATCTGCTCGAGTGTGTCATCGTCTGGGCTACCTTGAGGTGATGTTGGCTGTCTCTGTTTGACTGCATAAATTGTTCGGCTTTCTGAAGTGACAATTTTTTTGACTGATCCATTTTGCCCACCTGGGGAATCTTTCTCACCTTGTTTTCCTACCTGCACACTAACGTAAACTGGCAATGTTTTCAGTCCTTTAAAACTCTCTCTTGTTGTGACTGTAGATACCTTCTCCACTGGACTGAGGCTACTGGAGCTCAAATCCTTTGAAGTACTACCCTCTAAAGAATCCTGAGACTTTCGTGCAGCAACGTCTCCCTTGGAGAGCTCTGAGCGACCTTGAACTCTTGTTTTAGATAGGGTAGGAATATGTGATGTACTTTTTTCAGATTGCTTTGCTATTGTGTCTTGTTTTGATTTCTTAGCTTGATCAGTCTCCGAAGGACCAGTAGGTGATCTCACAGGAATGTGCGACTCTAtcttttttttaagacttttcgTCTGTGAGTCATCACTGTCTGCATGGTCCTTTCTGATGGCTAAACCTGATTTGACCTCCTTGACAGGCGACTTCAGATGCTGCCCTTTATTGTCAGCACTACTTGCACTCTGCACAACAGGGCTACTGAGATCTTTTAATGATCCTCGGATTTGTTTCTCTTTGGCTTCAGCAAGCTTTTCAGTTGTGTCAGATTCGAAACTTTTGGCAACCTGTTCATATTGTGCCCTTTTTTTAGATGTGCTACTGGAAATGGTGCCTGAACCTTCCAACACTTTGTCATTTAGTTCTTTTGAGGATGCAGATCCACATTTACTACCATATAAACCTTGTCCGATGGTTAACTTACTTTTCTCACTCTCAGCAACCTTTTTCAGGGTTTTTTCTTCTTCACTCGAATCAGTTTTAGATGTCTTGGATCCAGTAAAGAGCTGATACACAGGTAATTTACTTTCCTGAAACTTTTTAACAGGTTGTTTAGATTGTTCTGTTGGACTACTTTTACTTTGCTTTTGAGCCTCTGCTTCAAACTTCAACCGAACAGAACTGACTTTGGAAGGCTTTACTGGAACTGGGGGAGATGTTTCACCCTGCTTTTCCTGCTTTGATTGGTCTTCATTTAACCGTGTCTGTACAGACCTCTCTGGGCTGCTTGGCAAACTAGCACTTTTCCTTTCATTCATGCTGCCAAACATTTTGTGCCTTCCCTTACTCCACTCCTCGGAGCTTAATTCACTCTTTTGCTTTGTTTTCTCAGGACTGCTGCACACTGAGCTTGGACCTGACCGTGTCTCTCTCGATTCTCTCATGGGTGGCTTTTTCTCAGGAGACTGAAGCTCATCATTAAGCTTTTCTGTTTTGTCTCTGAAAAACTGTGAAACTTCGCTCAGTTTTTCCTCAGCCTCTTTAACTGTGCGATCAACACGATCTTCGTATATGAGTTTCTCTCTATTCCTGTCCTGCCTGTCTTGGGTGAAACGCATCCAGACAGCATGTTTGGGGCTACCAGGCTCTGTAGTATAGTGCAAGACTGTCAGTTTATCATACTGGTCATCTTTCTGAGTAAATTTACCAGATTTTTCTGATGAGTCTCGTGCTGACCTGTAAGTCTGTTCTTTCCTGGCCCCAGGACTTTTTTCCCCATAATAGCCTTCTGCTCCTTGCATTTCAGGGGTCACTTCGTGTCCCTGGTGTGCCACTGGGTCCTCAGTATCAGAATGTGATACGTCTAATTTTTCAGAAAGGAGCATTTTTTCAGCAAATCTGTAAGACTCTCCCCTTAACTCAGATAATTCATCATCATGGTACTCAATGGAGTGCTGGGTcaggagtttaaaagctttatatgAGTCATCAGCAATAAGCTGAGCTGAACTGGGTCGACTGTCCTCCTCTTGAGACAAAGGTGTATTGACTCTAGAAGTTTCCAAGAAAGAGGGCAGTGTTTCCTCAGCAAGCTCTTCCTCTTCCTGCAGAGCCTCGTAATCACCCTCTACCCTATCAGAAAGTTCTTTAAGGCCGCGGCTGCCTTTGCATACGTAGTCGGGGTGTTTCTTTGTCTCTCTGATAATTACTTCTGTCGGATCTGTTGTGTTGCCCTTTTCAATGTGAACCTCGATTATTCTTTCAACTTTGGGTTTAGTGTCCTTTTCAAGGAACCGTGGGGTTAATTCATCCCCTTTGATAGAATCCTGACCAGCCTTGTGTTCAAACAAGCCAGCCAGTTCTTTGGAGGGGTCTCTGCCTGACTGGAAGGCTTTCATTATGTCTCGAACTGACATTGTTTCTTCAATCCTGTCAGAGCCTGCATCTTTAAGCTGGGGTTTGTGGTACACCATTCTAGTTGTAGTTGTTATATGAGTTTCCTCTTTCAGACGCATGCTTTTGCTCACTAGAGAGTCTTCATCGGAACTGACTTTAATCTGGAATGTTTTAACTTTATCTTTGATAGAGCCAGCAATCGTCTCTGGTTCAATGCAAGCCGGTGAGTTCAAggccgctgctgctgcttcttccaTTAAGGGCTCACAGGCCTCCTCAGGGTGTTCATAACTCCTAATGACACGAACAACCTCTGTTCTGGTTTCTGTTATAACTGGGGGAATGGGAACGTCTGTAAAGAGGGGTTTGGGCCCTGTGCTCTCTGCACTTTGCGGAGCTGAGGGTGTCTTTTCGCTTCTGGTTTCAAAACCACTGTCTGAGAGTGGGCTTTTATCCTGTTCATGGGAAAAATCATCAGGGGATTCCAAAATGGCATCTGTACCACTGTAGGAATCAGCTAATTTGCACAAATCTTTTTCGGATGGAGAGGAGCGCATGCCTGGAGGCGGCATTTTGAGCTTATGCTCAGGTTTCAGGGCACGTTTTTGCTTTTCCTCTCCTTCTTTCATTTCCTCGAATTTACTCTTTACACCAGACATTTTGGAAAGTGAGCTAGCCCCAATGTCATTCACTAAGTAGTCAACAACCTTGGCTAAATCGAGATCTTTGTCTTGCACTGACTGTGGTCTAACTGGGAGGGTAGGATCAAAAGGAGGTAGAGATTTGAGGACACTTTGCTGAGCTTCTTCTATTTCATCTTTAGAAAACTCTTCCCATTCATCCTCAGAAGCCTTGTCTTTAACAGTGCCTTTTGCCTCACTCAGAACATCCTTAGTCAGGATTTCACTAACTTTCACAAGATCTTCTTTAACTTTTTCAACAAGACTGAAAGGTTCCTCATCATCTATTTTGGGTTCCTTAGAAGCCTGAGACTGATAGCTTTTAGCTACTGAAGCCGAATCAGTTTGCAAAATGGCAGTCATTTTAATCAGATCCTCTTTCATGTCTGCCACATCCCTCAAAATCTCCTGACTGGACGAGAGCTGTGCGGCAGTGGCTGCTTTAAATGCTGCGGAGGGAATGAAGAGTGCGGGTTTTGAGGGTTTAGATCTGGGAGTAGAGGatggtgtttgagtgtgtgtctgaGGTGGAATGGTTATTTTGTCTGGTACTCTCCTTTCTTGGGGCTCAGGTAGAACATTCACTAGGGAGAACACTGGAACCGTCATTGAACATGTTACAGGTGTGCTGGTGGAAGCTGGGGATCTAAGAGATGCATAAACTGAACTGGACACATTTGACCTTAAAGGAGATGACTTGGATTTTAGTGTTTCATAGCTTGGCGTCGTGCTGGCAATAAGAGTTTTTTCAGCCTCGCTGAAGGCTGTGCAAGCACTCGCTGCAGCTGCTTGTGAAGCTTGTATCCTCTCTTGCAAACTGCAAGTTCCTCCTGAGAATAGGCGGGACGACACAGAAGAGGAAGACGGGTATTTGATGGGTGAAACTGATCCATTGAGTAGTGCTGTTTCAGTGGGGACGACAGCAGGTTTTGCTGGTGATGACAGTGATGATAGAATTGTTCCCCTAGAAGCTGCAGCTCCATCTGCAGAGGTTCTGAGTGTTGACAGACTGGACAAGGATCTAATGGGGGATGCTACTGTGGTGGTTGAGGAAGCGAAGGTTGATTTGAACGATAACGCAGAAGTGTACAAATTTGCTGTTGATTTTGGAGATTCTGGTGGTGTCACTGAGGGGAAAGTTCTATCCAGTATGGATCCAGGTGATGACACCGAGATTGGTCTTGAAGATAATGAAGCTGCAAGTCCCTTTATTGACACAGGATCTGTACTGGTTTTAAGAGGTGAAGAAATGAGACCAGTTGAAACCGGAGCAGTGTATTGGGCTTGCTGAAGAACAGTCTTTATGGGAGATGAGATAGATCTGTATGTTCTAATGGGTGATGCTACATCAGTAACAGACTTAACAGGAGATACGTTTGTGGTTCCCAGGGTGGACTTGAGTGGAGAAGCTGAGGATATTGACCAGACTGACTTTAATGGCGAAGCAGATGGCGTGTTGGAAGGTGAGCTGGAGAGGGAACCCAGTCCACATTTTGTTTGCCCAGGGACGGTAATAGGAGCAGTCGACCATGCCTGGTAAGATCTTGTTGAAAAGACAGGTTTGTGAGGGTAACCAGCAGGCAGTGTTCTTGTTGTACTTCGTTCAACTGTTTCTTTAAACAGACAAATGAAAATCCaacacaaaatcaacaaaaaatggttgagaaacagagagaccaGAGGGAAAAAATTGGTCAGTGGTGCTCGTATCATAGAAGAAGGAAAAGCAATGCTTTCATGGTGGTGTGAAATGGGTTGGATGATGAAGAAGGAtccaaaagaaatgtaaaaagaaGCCCAACAAAAAACTGTGATCCATGGTCCACAAAAATGATACGCAAAATATAAACGGAAGTCCCACAAAGCACATACAGAAACATAAGGACTGAGGCAATGACCAACAAAAACGCAAAATGGCAAGACAAATGCAGAGAACCCAGAGTAAAACAAATTCTCTTTTGACTTTAGATGTGCTATATTCCCCTGTCACTGGCTACCTTGATTTTACTAACGTGCCTTTTATCTGTTTGGTCTGAAAAAACATGTTCATCCCAAAATTTGGATATTCTGACAAAACAGTAAAAGTAAGGACTACAAAACAAAAATACCCTAGTTCCTTTGCTACAGCAACCCGTATTATGGCAAAAGCAGGCTAAGTGCTACATCTTAGGTCCATAATAACTCATCATGCAGGACTGAGTATTCTCGGTGACAGGCATTTCAATGCAAACTGTGAAAGCACCTGAGAAAAGTTTTCTTTGTGAATCTCCATGCATTTCTTtccaaaaaataaatcaaaactcGGCACAATCACAAAGCCAAAAGGAGCAAGACTAGTTGTAAAAGAAGGATAAGAAAGGAGGGGGGACTTTACTTTGATGTCATATTGCACTGTGCATTAATTAGTCAATCAAAGTAAAATTTTATGGATATTGTAGTTGAGTTGTTCTCTTgtcagtgggggggggggggaatggaCAGAGATATTAAACAATATCTAACAAAGTGAGCAGGCACAGCACAGCAACTACATAAACCATGCAAAAGTAAATTGTACAAAATCAAGCATGAGGACTTTGTTATGCATGGTAAAAATGTGCAGATAACATTtgtttatatttcagtttatagATAGTCAATGTGGGTCACGTAGTAAATTGTTGTTATGTTGAAACACTACTAAGAATGTTAGTAAAATATCACACTCACTCATTCCAGGCTCGGTCAGATAGCTGTAGCGCTTACGTAAGGCTAGAGATGCAAAGGTATGACGTCGTTCTGGCTTTTCAGtctgcaacaacaacaacacaaagtCCTATCAGTACCCC
This genomic stretch from Astyanax mexicanus isolate ESR-SI-001 chromosome 15, AstMex3_surface, whole genome shotgun sequence harbors:
- the ank3b gene encoding ankyrin-3 isoform X14, which encodes MAHAASQLKKKADLDLNAAEEEKEKERKRKSRKRSREVKKKTDSNASYLRAARSGNLEKALDYLKSGVDINICNQNGLNALHLASKEGHVEVVTQLIKMGATVDAATKKGNTALHIASLAGQSDVVKELVTNGANVNAQSQNGFTPLYMAAQENHLDVVRYLLDNGSSQSIATEDGFTPLAVALQQGHDQVVSLLLENDTKGKVRLPALHIAARKDDTKAAALLLQNDHNADVESKMMVNRTTESGFTPLHIAAHYGNINVATLLLNRGAAVDFKARNDITPLHVASKRGNSNMVKLLLERGARIDAKTKDGLTPLHCGARSGHEQVVEMLLDRGAPILSKTKNGLSPLHMATQGDHLNCVQLLLHHEVPVDDVTNDYLTALHVAAHCGHYKVAKVIVDKKANPNAKALNGFTPLHIACKKNRIKVMELLLKHGASIQAVTESGLTPIHVAAFMGHENIVTQLMNHGASPNTTNVRGETALHMAARAGQTEVVKYLVQNGAYVDAKSKDDQTPLHISSRLGKPEIIQQLLQHGACPDSTTTSGYTPLHLAAREGHKDVASILLDQGASLGITTKKGFTPLHVAAKYGKIEVANLLLQKRAPPDASGKNGYTPLHIAAKKNQMEIATTLLEYGADTNAITRQGISPLHLASQEGNVDMVTLLMARDATISLCNKSGLTPLHLAAQEDRVNVAEVLVNHGATVDPETKMGYTPLHVACHYGNVKMVHFLLKNQAKVNAKTKNGYTPLHQAAQQGHTHIINLLLQHGAAPNELTVNGNTALSIARRLGYISVVDTLRVVTEETLTTLTVTEKHKMNVPETMNEVLDMSDDEVRRANVPEMLTEDYISDVDEGEDAMTGDTDKYLGPQDLRELGDDSLPQEGYVGFSIGARTASLRSFSSDRSNTLNRSSFTRDSMMIEEILAPTKDTSVCKEMPFVVEPQNKHLAAAKDFDADSLRRYSWTGDTLDNVNLVSSPIHSGVSSPLPQYDSRFLVSFMVDARGGSMRGSRHNGMRIIIPPRKCTAPTRITCRLVKRHKLASPPPMVEGEGLASRLVEVGPAGAHFLGPVIVEIPHFGSMRGKERELIILRSENGETWKEHQYDCRTEALNELLNGMDEELESLEELEKKRICRIITKDFPQYFAVVSRIKQESNQMGPEGGVLSSMTVPHVQASFPEGALTKKIRVGLQAQPVPDETVKKILGNRATFSPIVTVEPRRRKFHKPITMTIPVPPLSGEGVTNGYKGDSTPCLRLLCSITGGTSPAQWEDITGTTPLTFVNDCVSFTTNVSARFWLADCHQIPDTVGLATQLYRELICVPYMAKFVVFAKMNDPVESNLRCFCMTDDKVDKTLEQQENFEEVARSKDIEVLEGKPIYVDCYGNLTPLTKAGQQLLLNFYAFKENRLPFCVKIRDNSQEPCGRLSFLRELKTSKGIPQTAVCNLNITLPALKKDMDSDADEETEKPERRHTFASLALRKRYSYLTEPGMKTVERSTTRTLPAGYPHKPVFSTRSYQAWSTAPITVPGQTKCGLGSLSSSPSNTPSASPLKSVWSISSASPLKSTLGTTNVSPVKSVTDVASPIRTYRSISSPIKTVLQQAQYTAPVSTGLISSPLKTSTDPVSIKGLAASLSSRPISVSSPGSILDRTFPSVTPPESPKSTANLYTSALSFKSTFASSTTTVASPIRSLSSLSTLRTSADGAAASRGTILSSLSSPAKPAVVPTETALLNGSVSPIKYPSSSSVSSRLFSGGTCSLQERIQASQAAAASACTAFSEAEKTLIASTTPSYETLKSKSSPLRSNVSSSVYASLRSPASTSTPVTCSMTVPVFSLVNVLPEPQERRVPDKITIPPQTHTQTPSSTPRSKPSKPALFIPSAAFKAATAAQLSSSQEILRDVADMKEDLIKMTAILQTDSASVAKSYQSQASKEPKIDDEEPFSLVEKVKEDLVKVSEILTKDVLSEAKGTVKDKASEDEWEEFSKDEIEEAQQSVLKSLPPFDPTLPVRPQSVQDKDLDLAKVVDYLVNDIGASSLSKMSGVKSKFEEMKEGEEKQKRALKPEHKLKMPPPGMRSSPSEKDLCKLADSYSGTDAILESPDDFSHEQDKSPLSDSGFETRSEKTPSAPQSAESTGPKPLFTDVPIPPVITETRTEVVRVIRSYEHPEEACEPLMEEAAAAALNSPACIEPETIAGSIKDKVKTFQIKVSSDEDSLVSKSMRLKEETHITTTTRMVYHKPQLKDAGSDRIEETMSVRDIMKAFQSGRDPSKELAGLFEHKAGQDSIKGDELTPRFLEKDTKPKVERIIEVHIEKGNTTDPTEVIIRETKKHPDYVCKGSRGLKELSDRVEGDYEALQEEEELAEETLPSFLETSRVNTPLSQEEDSRPSSAQLIADDSYKAFKLLTQHSIEYHDDELSELRGESYRFAEKMLLSEKLDVSHSDTEDPVAHQGHEVTPEMQGAEGYYGEKSPGARKEQTYRSARDSSEKSGKFTQKDDQYDKLTVLHYTTEPGSPKHAVWMRFTQDRQDRNREKLIYEDRVDRTVKEAEEKLSEVSQFFRDKTEKLNDELQSPEKKPPMRESRETRSGPSSVCSSPEKTKQKSELSSEEWSKGRHKMFGSMNERKSASLPSSPERSVQTRLNEDQSKQEKQGETSPPVPVKPSKVSSVRLKFEAEAQKQSKSSPTEQSKQPVKKFQESKLPVYQLFTGSKTSKTDSSEEEKTLKKVAESEKSKLTIGQGLYGSKCGSASSKELNDKVLEGSGTISSSTSKKRAQYEQVAKSFESDTTEKLAEAKEKQIRGSLKDLSSPVVQSASSADNKGQHLKSPVKEVKSGLAIRKDHADSDDSQTKSLKKKIESHIPVRSPTGPSETDQAKKSKQDTIAKQSEKSTSHIPTLSKTRVQGRSELSKGDVAARKSQDSLEGSTSKDLSSSSLSPVEKVSTVTTRESFKGLKTLPVYVSVQVGKQGEKDSPGGQNGSVKKIVTSESRTIYAVKQRQPTSPQGSPDDDTLEQISFLDSSGKSPMTPETPSSEEVSYDLTSRTPDSFMPFIPGIASPIAEVSEESEDSEQGKASSFKELQPEKIIVPEPPNGSQDTGQAGKDKRVAYIEFPPPPPLDSDSSQPEKKGSSPSSEAETDMMEVNLQEEHDKHLLAEPIIRVQPPSPVPPGANDSDSSDDESIFQPIPVKKYTFKLDEQKQEENETKPKKNDKNGNHKEPNGTNGNGKAEDYDYEQNGNDQSITDCSIATTAEFSHDTDATEIDSLDGYDFQDEDDGLNDLSDVKPFGFPTENRKDIWASESMLRPSDRSFSQSKLEVIEEEAPMEECQKAKTKSDSSVKKSDNGNGNESDKKQSRQEGLPDTYFSYKLDEEFNTPFKTVATKGLDFDPWSSKGGDDEVVDARIKDDEPKPFGLAVDDKSQTTTPDTTPARTPTDESTPTSEPNPFPFHEGKMFEMTRSGAIDMSKRDFVEERLQFFQIGPQSPCERTDLRMAIVADHLGLSWTELAREMDFSVDEINHIRVENPNSLTTQSFMLLKKWVNRDGKNATTDVLTAALTKINRMDIVTLLEGPIFDYGNISGTRCFADDNAVFRDQTDGYHSIDLELQSPTELNYEPPTPLRQDDFFSEDGSVVSPGRSPIRPSELSLPATSMDAASSSNATPPTVVAEDTHLGGRESCSREEDMAVGSESMAFLGAQESEEAFKDSEVFTQPAVPQPEVCEPREGESGWSGFDEGEEELTQEKLKSLLEDIKREEGFEDVEITDERVQEILSQVEQAEKELSSSFTGLQSELASTEKETSVSGQGLRTDAQKESSQKPTSSSPELQAEKQNGEHPQHQAQAGSLPEDQEPTTKLKSKVAKDSGKEEVSREAAVDSTKEESTAEPKAQQGAHKDNDSSSDGEHTVTTRVYRRRVILKGDQAKNIPGESVTEEQFTDEDGNVVTRKVIRKVVRRVAGTEEKSGKKKRSRRSRQASRAEEEEEGPSREHPEVGEGAKGKKKEGRQKEKKGQS